A genome region from Syntrophorhabdaceae bacterium includes the following:
- a CDS encoding peroxidase family protein: protein MNEESKSPVTGKTQANTAASGTSTRDWWPNQLRLDILHQHSSKSNPMGDGFNYAKEFKSLDLAAVKKDLAALMTNSQDWWPADFGHYGPLFIRMAWHSTGTYRTGDGRGGGGRGQQRFAPLNSWPDNVSLDKARRLLWPIKQKYGRKISWADLMVLTGNVALETMGFKTFGFGGGREDVWEPDQDVYWGAEKTWLGGDKRYSGERDLENPLAAVQMGLIYVNPEG, encoded by the coding sequence ATGAATGAAGAAAGCAAGTCCCCGGTAACGGGCAAGACTCAAGCAAACACTGCAGCCAGCGGTACGTCGACCCGAGACTGGTGGCCGAACCAGTTGAGACTCGATATCCTGCACCAGCATTCCTCCAAGTCCAATCCGATGGGCGACGGTTTCAACTACGCCAAGGAGTTCAAGAGCCTCGACCTGGCGGCTGTGAAGAAAGATCTCGCGGCGCTGATGACCAACTCGCAGGACTGGTGGCCGGCAGACTTTGGTCACTACGGGCCATTGTTCATCCGTATGGCGTGGCACAGCACAGGCACATATCGCACCGGTGACGGCCGTGGTGGCGGCGGCAGGGGCCAACAGCGCTTTGCGCCTCTCAACAGCTGGCCGGACAACGTCAGCCTGGACAAGGCGCGACGACTGCTCTGGCCGATCAAGCAGAAGTACGGCCGGAAGATTTCCTGGGCCGACCTGATGGTCCTCACCGGCAACGTTGCTCTGGAAACGATGGGATTCAAGACCTTCGGTTTCGGCGGCGGTCGCGAGGACGTGTGGGAGCCGGATCAGGATGTCTATTGGGGCGCCGAGAAGACCTGGCTGGGCGGCGACAAGCGCTATTCCGGAGAGCGGGACCTCGAAAACCCGCTTGCTGCCGTGCAGATGGGGCTGATCTACGTGAACCCGGAAGG
- a CDS encoding Fur family transcriptional regulator, with the protein MMTKESIIRQLKERGLRLTSQRLAVIDVLVRKGHLHPSAPFIYRGAKKKGAHLSLSSVYANIKELSRHGIIKSLEFDGKENRIEGNLDEHINLICEQCGRIVDYEAPVTLDQRSIAKKTGFMITRNRLEYYGYCGECAKSKAGAIDNGGKRHSRSL; encoded by the coding sequence ATGATGACGAAAGAATCCATCATTCGGCAACTGAAGGAGAGGGGGCTGAGACTGACGAGTCAGCGGCTTGCCGTTATTGATGTGCTGGTCAGAAAGGGCCATCTGCATCCCAGTGCACCCTTCATATACAGGGGAGCCAAGAAGAAAGGCGCTCACCTGAGCCTGTCATCCGTTTATGCAAACATAAAAGAATTATCCCGCCATGGAATCATCAAATCCCTTGAGTTTGACGGGAAGGAGAACCGAATCGAGGGTAATCTGGATGAGCACATCAACCTCATATGCGAGCAATGCGGGAGGATCGTAGATTACGAGGCCCCTGTTACTCTGGATCAAAGGAGCATCGCAAAAAAAACAGGCTTCATGATCACAAGGAACAGGTTAGAATATTACGGGTATTGCGGAGAATGTGCGAAGAGCAAGGCAGGGGCCATTGACAACGGCGGTAAACGGCACAGCAGGTCTTTGTAA